The DNA region gtaggccgaagaagttttggggagaggtgattagacaggacatgacacatttccagcttaccgaggacatgaccttagataggagggtatgggggactcagattagggtagaaggctagtagtcgcgtttatcctttcttacgagtagttgcattgctctatagtttcttgtctcttgatttctgcgagtatctgttttcacagaatggtttatcatggcttattcacgttcgttgttttcattttcataattgctttgaattgtttgcccgtatctgacctttcctatgctttttcttgagccgagggtcttccggaaacagccttcctacctaaggtaggggtaaggtctgcgtacactctaccctccccagaccccacgttgtgggattcactgggtatgttgttgttgttgttgttgtgattggtTCAACTACCTAACTTTTATTGAGCTGAGTGATTGTTAGTTCTTTTCTCTCAGTATACATTCCCTTGCTTGGAAACATTAGGTCATATTGTTCACAGCTTCGAATAAGAGAAGTAACTATAGCTCAAGAAAACGCTGAAAAGATGGGTGTGAAACAACTCAAATTCGATGTAAAAATTATGCAGCAGTTGTTCTATTCTGACCATTATGATTCATTGTGCTTCACAACCATCCAGATTAGTTATAGCTGAAATTACAGAAAATTATGGGCAATAAGAACCTGGACCAAAAACTTCTGCGGAGAGAAGTCCAGAATAGAAGTGGCaaattaatgttttttttttcagtgCAATTTCTCATTATTCTTGATGATGCAATGACTTCTGTTGTATCTCATACTGTTGGAGTTTTTTCCAGAATGTAACAAAATATAAGCACTGTGTACACTAGTTTTCTTTTGGGGAGTTGAAACTATGGAGACCATGGTAGTAATTGCGTTTGGTCATATAGGGCAACTCAAACAAGAGCATTAAGACTTTGTTCATGTTGGTCTACTCTCTACTAGTGCTAATATATGTGTGTAATTTCCAAAAAATATAAGAACAATAGAGATACCTTAATTTAGCACGAGTGAAATAGGAATCTGATGTGGAGGCGAGTGACACTGGATTATCTGATGTGGCGTGTAGCGCGTACCTCTTACTAATATTTTCAATCTTCAATTGTTTGAGACAAATTcaaagcggggggggggggggggggggggtgttctgTCGTCTCAGTATTATGTGAATCTGTCTTCTCCTTTACTCACTGTCCTCCTAGTCCTCACTCAGCAAGAATCTTTCTTAAGTCTCTTCTTGCTTCACTCTCAGCTCTCTTGTCAAATCTCTGCATGTATATCTTCTCTTTTCATTTTCACTTTGTAAACAAAAGAACGTTTCGTTTTTGGTTTTTGAATTTGCTGAAACTGTTGTTGTCTCCCCAatcttttttactttttatttgtCTGGGTTCTTGGGTAATGCAGGATATTAAGTAGATTTCTGATATAGCTCAAAGTTGCTTGACGACCTTCATCGCCAAATATTCTCAGGTAAGAACTATGGTTTTAAAATGTTTTGGTCGTTTGCTTACTTGTAATCGTTAATTGATGTCACAAATTATTTGTCTGCTAGGAATTTCTAGGTGCAATTGAAGTTTTATTTCACAATTGATGGGCAAACAAAACCTAATTCCCAATTGCAGAAGTAGGAGTAATTTTTCATTAAAATTCTTGTCAAATGATCTATCTGCCATTTGATTTAGACTTGCATGAGTTGCATATTTCCAGTATCGTCCTGATAAAGGTTGGAAACTCCTTCATTGACTTTCTGCAGGATTCGTGAATCTGCCCTACTATATGAATGTTTTTTGCAGTAAACTGAAGAGTATATGGTCTATATTTAAATAGTGAGGAAAAAAGCTCCAATTGAAAATACCGCTGATCCCAGTGACGCGCTCATAATCTCAATCAAGAACGTGAATATAAAAACACTTCTTTGATCCCCACAAAGATGGATAGCAAGTAAGACTAAATAACCATTTAGCATCCTAAACATATAAGCTGCTGAATACACCATTTGATTATACAAGGAAATGACCAGTTACACATTTTGGAGATTTCTCACTTTCTATCTATTTTTTGTGAGACAGTGAAATTCTTGGTGTACGAAAGGGATGAAACTATGTAAAAATCAGTATAGTTTGATATAATGGTGGTTTATGGTAAAGTTATTGTTTGACAATTGCTAATGTTTGCACGTCAAAGTCTTCAGATGTTTGAAAGCTATTATTTTTGTTCCAGTCAATAGCTTTTGAATTTAGCACATCCTAGaggacatagacaaatacgttcAAATTTCAGTTGTGGCATAGTTGGGGAAACCTATGAGGAATACCTTGAGACCAAAGATACTAAACAATTGCCTTTTGTCTTCAAAACAGCTAGAAATTGAACTGAACCAtccatgactttttttttttgataagcaaAAATAATTGTATTAATAGTAGCGCCAAGTTGTAACTAACCTGTTACAACTAAACCATCCATGCCTTGCGTCTATTCTGCACAAAGAAGAGATATTTCAGTGTTAAGCTCGTCATAACCTCTTTTATTGTTTGTTTTCACACTTGGTCTCTGTGAGTGAGGTTTTAAAACTTGAAGTAACATCTGCCAGTAGAGTTACCATACTCAGCTCATGTTGTAGCTAACATATCCCTTGTTAAGTAACTTGTTGAAGTTCCATTTGGTTATTTCTCCTTCTGTTCAGTATGTGCAAGTTATTTATAGTTAGGTGCAGGGCGTTTTTCATAGCAAAGAATGATGGAAACTTTACCATGTCCTAATTCTTTATACCTTGTCATATATGCTCATCAAGACTTCACTTTCCGAAATGCCAATGAAGTTGTTGCCTTTGACATCAAGTAAAAGTGGACACTTTTGATGTATTGCGCGCTTATTTTCCGTGAAACTTTGAAATAGATAGAGCTGATATACTACTCTGTCTGTAAGTATTAGATGCACATTGATACACTAGTAAAAGAGGTTTTGTTTTCTCGGTGAATGTTATTGAAATTTTAGAAGTCCACAAATGTTCTTAAGGTCTTGCTATCTTATGTAGAAGAGGATGTTTGGAAGAGGAGAGAAGAATATACTATTTTACATTAGAAGCTGCTAAGAATATATATATTCGTTTGTAATATTATCTTGAATTCTTGACGGGACATAGAAAGGAAAAATGTAATTTCTCACTTATCATTTACTCCTCTTTCCTGTAACTTATGTGCATATACTTGACTGTTTTCTATGTACTGAAGTGCTTTCTTACTTTCAGTTTTCCTGTAACCTTTGCGAGTAAGAAGGGCTGTGAGAATTTCTTACAACACCAACTGAAGGATGAGTTTAAGTATTATGGAGCAAAGTCTCTTCATTTCCTTTTCAATACAGGCCTTATTTGATTTTGTCTAAATGTTTAATTTATTAGAAAAGGTATCCAGTATATCTTTGAAAATTGTGTTTTGTGTCCAAAAGGAATGAACATAAGTGCTATCTCCTTGTCTTTATGTCCAGACATGAAGAAACTTTGTTTTTTGAGTGATTGCTCTGTGGAGCTTTAATGGCAGTGATTCACGTTTACATTCTGGTGTTATGTAAGGGGCTGAATTATTCTTTTTGCTGAACAGTTCGGAGTTCTTTTTGAGGCTTACCTTGAAAAATGGTAAATTTATCTCGTTTCTTGATTCTTTAAACctgttcagttttttttttttaagttcctTCTGGTCTTATAGATCTGAAAAGAAAGTGTATGGCCCCTTCTTTATTCATATTTTTGATAATTGGAGGaaaatcttttattctttgttTGTATTTCTTGTTTCAATCCCCCGCAGGACAAAAACCTCTCTGGGGAAGACAATGACAGCATTGACTGGGATACTGAAGATGAATTAGAAATACAAGAAATACCGGACACAACATTTTCATCATGCACGAATTTAAGAGATGCTGGAGAGTATACTGTTCGTTGCCATGGGGAggtaaatgctttaatcctatatTTGATACCTAGTGATATTTCATGTCAAGGAAACTTAACACCCCTCCAGCTCAAAAAGAAAAGGTTCATAACGTTGCTTCTGAACTTATGACTTCTTTCGGTCTTCTCTTACCTGAAGGCAAGCTCATCATCAGTACCCTGCCAATCCAAATTCATTCAGCAATTTATAGTGATGGGATTTCCTGAAGAATCTATTGCAAAAGCAATAGAACAAAATGGTATTTGAATTTGCCAAGTCTTTATACAACTAAAAATTTGATTTTTCAATTGTCGTATTTATGTTATTTGACTTGAGACGCAggagaaaatgaaggtttggtgctGGATGCTCTTTTGACATTCAAGGTAAGTAACGTCTGCCTCATTGTTTGCAAACTGCTCATTTTAGATTTTGTAACAAAAGGTAACTGTCTCTGAGAGGGAGAAATTCTTGTTCCCTCCTTTAGCAACCACCTTTTGCTCTTCTAATAGTTGCTTATATGTGCCACCACTTGCATAATATAGTCTAGAGAGAGAATCTCGTTTGCTTGTTTAGAGTAAATTCTTAGATCAATCAGACTTTTAAATGGACAGCTATTAGGACCCATGAAGAGATTCTGCCATGTAACCACTTTCCTAGGTGTTGACTGTGCGATGTATGATGCCAATTGTTATTTATCACGGCACAGCTCTGAATGCAAGCTTGATTGTGTTAAGAACTCTTCATTGTAATGGCGATTTTCTTCTATCCTTTCATTTTTTCACTAGTAATGACCCTTTAATgcttgaacccccccccccctccccccccccccccccccccgccctatCTCCTAAAAAAGAAGAGGAACAAAAATGGAAAAATTATGATCTTTGTTTGCATAAATTTAAGCAGCACCAATCATACTTTTTGTTTGTCTTTGGATGTTGCAGGCCCTTGAAGACTCTCCGGAAGAACAGCCCAGTACGAGCTCTCAGCTGGATCCCTGCATTAGTTCTGATGATAGCTCTTCTCAATACGACGAGAACTTTCTGGATGATGCTTACGAGGAAGTTAGTTGGTCCTCCGACTCAGACAACTGTATAGTATGTTAACCTCAAACATAATTCTCTGTTGTTCTTTTTAGTGTCTAATTGTGACCTAAATATTAGTTAATCTGGTTTGTCTTTTTTCAAAAGTATACATTTAGTCAATTTTAATCGAACGatgctttttttttaaaaaatctgtCACATAATTTGTGTAATTCAATGTCAGTGATATGCATCAACTAATACATCTTTTACCATTTAAGAGTTTTGCTTGTTCTGAATCCTTTTATGAGTTTTCTGGGCACAATTATGTGTAGCTTTTCTGACATTCTTCTTGTACTACGTGTGATAGGATTCTGCTGATCAGTGCTACTTGCAAGACGGGAGCAGTTCTTTGTCTGAAAAAGAGCAGACATTACTATTCCTGGCAAATATGGGATACCCAGCGGAAGAGGCTTCCATAGCAATGGAGAGATGTGTGTATATTAAATTATGTTTTGTCCTCTACATTAGTAATGTTATCTGAATATTTTTTCTTATGACATATTTAGTTTGGCTTTTGATATGGATTAATTATGCTAAGGTTTATCACTGGCAGAAGAAATATTGTTCATGCAAGTTCTAGGGTATACACTACTAAGTTGAGTTCCTAGTATCTAGGACAAATCCTGCTTATTAATGCTACGATATGCCTCAATGTCTTTTAGAACTGCAAGACCTATTTTTGATTTCATTTCTGAATTATTAATGTCCTCTTCACAACTTTCTAGGTCAAAAAGCATCTCTTGCTGAATTGATAGATTTCATGTGTGCTGCTCAAATGGCAAGAGAAGAAGATGTATATCTGCCAGAAGATGTGAAGGTCTGTTTTCCCCTCGCAATATTTTGCAATGGGCTCATGTGATCTAACAATCTGTTCAACTTTCTTCGCATTTGCAACTGCAAACAAATTAGCGATATCATTTTTCGTATAATTGATGTCTCCTTCCATTGCGACAGCCAAAACTAAATAGTGGTGGATACAAGAAGAGGAAGATGAACAATGAACTGTGCAGTAGAAAAAAGCAAAGGGCGATTTTAGATGAAGATACAATTCTTTTGCCCAACCCTATGATTGGATTTGGGGTTCCTACGCAATCAGTTCCAGGAATGGTGCAAAGAACTCTTCCAGAGCAAGCTATTGGTCCCCCTTATTTCTATTATGAGAATGTTGCTCTAGCTCCAAAGCATGTGTGGGGCAAAATTTCCAGATTCCTTTATGATATTGAGCCTGAGTTCGTTGATTCAAAATACTTTTGCGCTAGTGCAAGAAAAAGGGGATATGTTCATAATCTGCCAATTGAAGGTAGATTTCCTTTACTTCCACTTCCCCCAAGTACCATTCACGAGGCATTTCCCCTAACAAAGAAATGGTGGCCATCTTGGGATGTACGGATAAAGTTCAATTGTTTGCAAACATGTATTGGGAGTGCAAGGCTGGCTGATAGAATCAGGAAAGCTTTGGAAGCTATGGATAACTTTGTTGGTGAGCCACCTGTGATAGTGCAAAAGGATATTCTTCATGAATGCCGGAAGTGGAATTTGCTGTGGGTTGGGAGAAACAAAGTTGCTCCTTTGGAGCCTGATGAAGTTGAAATGCTGCTAGGGTTTCCAAGGAATCATACCCGGGGAGGTGGTATAAGTAGGACGGATAGATACAAGTCACTTGGGAACTCGTTCCAGGTTAGACATAACCTTAACCTTCTTTCTTCGGAGTTTCACTATATCTATCCAAGCTTGTATTCTTTTACCCCTTtgctttttccccacatacagtTTGCACAATGTAGTGAAGCAACTCGTTCATTAGCTTCTTAAGTTTCTTTTCTTTGTTATAATAATTACTAACATGATACTTGGATCGATATTTTTATTAGGTTGACACTGTGGCGTACCATTTGTCGGTGTTGAAAGACCTGTTTCCAAAAGGTATCAATGTCTTATCATTGTTTTCGGGAATTGGTGGTGCTGAGGTTGCCCTTTATCGTCTAGGTATTCCATTGAACAATGTGGTTTCTGTGGAAAAGTCTGAAGTTAATAGGAATATTGTGAGAAGCTGGTGGGAGCAAACTAATCAGAGAGGGAACCTTATAGATTTTGACGATGTACAAGAGCTAAATGGAGACCGCTTGGAGCAACTGATTGATAAAGTGGGAGGATTTGATTTAGTAATCGGTGGAAGCCCATGCAACAACCTTACTGGTAGTAACAGGGTGAGTAGGGATGGGCTTGAAGGCAAAGACTCTGCTCTATTTTTTGACTATGTTCGGATATTGGACTTGGTCAAATCCataatgtctagtagagtttgaCAAATATTTGGTCAAGTTTCAGAAGGGATGGACTTGGTTGGCAACAAGTAAATGGTATCTTTGGTTTTGGTTTGCTACTCTTTAAAAAATTGTACATATTTCTGGATGCTTTGTAGGAATAGAAAAGGGAATCAGATTAGCTCTTTGAGCAACTGATCGACATATATTTGCAGCACTTTCTTAATGTCATCTTATTACTACCATTGTCTTTCTCCCAAAAACAGAAAGAAATTGTAGTGTTTCCACTTCACTCTAACCCCATACCTACTCAAAGTGAGACAACCAGAATGGAATGGAGGTAGTGTGTTCTTATCACGCTTCTGAGTCATAATGCTAGGAGCTGGGAGCTGAATCATTTGTGCAGTTTACTTCATTTCAGTATAGAGTTTGGACCGCAGATTGTAGTCTTCATCTGATGAAAACAACAGCAGAAGTTCTGTACTTTGGCTTTGAGTCTTTTTTGCATACTACTTTAGAAAAGCCCCTGAAATTGAACTTTGAGAAGGGTTGGTCTCTTGTAATGCAATTCTTGTGTTTTACTTTTTAAGCAGTTCTCGAATGTTTCACTCTGGCATTTGAAGTGAATTGTGTTTTTTTCGTGATCCAAGTTGTCTTGCTTTTAGCCAAAACTATGTTCGAGTTTGTTTAATTCATGTTCTGCAAGATGTTTTGTTTTCTGAAATTACAGTAAGAAAACACTTCTCTTTATTGCTAATCTCTTGTATATATTGCTTTAATATTATCATAGATTCTATAGAGGAGCTGCCATATTGAACCTAAGAGGAATGAAATCCTTGGTGTGTCAATCTAAAACCGACATTTTCGCCTTACAATTTGATTATCTGATGGTTTCGTACTCCATCCCTTATACTAAAGTATTTGTTATTACATTTTGTAAGTAAGTTGCAAGGATAATATAATCTTCCGAAccttcataacaacaatcaattcAGAAGATTTTTAAATATATGAAGCTACGAGTTATGAATGGCGTCCGTTAGTGAATTAGTAATCAACACAAATAGGTACTGCTGGTTAACTTATGTTGCTAGTGTTACGTAACTAGTCAATCCAAATTCCAAAGCTATGCACACTCTGACATTCACCTATTATTTGTTGGAGGCTAAACTTTTGAGATTCTCATACCGAAACCAGTAATTAGAACAAATAGGTAATGCTGGTTAACTTATGTTGCTAGTTTTACATAACTAGTCAATCCAAAGCTATGACATTGTGACATTAATCTATTTTCGTTGGAAGCTAAACTGTTGATATTCTCACAGCAAAATCACAATTTCCTTCGTCTATGTTTGACTTGGCACACCCTTTAAAAAACATTATATTAAATTGTAAATTTAGTACATTGTCAGACATCTAAATGTTGGAAAATTAATAGTAGGTACTATTAGGGGTGAAACATGTATAAAATGACaaattatctcttaatttttcaatttgaacaagtaaaagtggacatctaATTTTAGgataatggacaagtaaaagtgaacagaggtaATAGTTAGTAAGAGATGCGATTATCGCTTTTGGGACGAGCTAATTAAACGAGTTTAACCACATCAACTCAGGCCTCATTTTTTTTAACTGTAAAATAGTTTGAATTCCTTTCCCCTCGTCCTTCTTTTTTGTAAAAAGGTTATTTTCTTCTGGATGGATAGTTGTGATTAGTCGAGACGTGATAGCCGTGAATGTATTTTATGCGCTTAGCTTGTTGAATCCAATTGTTTGTTTAGAATAATCACAATCACAAATATTAATTCTTTATTTGCTGAGTACTCCCTCTGGTTTAAAATATGTGTTCATTTAGCCTTTTATCATTGTTCACTTATATAACTAAGAagaaattaactttattttttcaaatttgcccttatttACTCAAGATAATAAATAGTCAAGAGTCTTATTAATTAAATAGTTTAgtcgaaatacctatttttttcTAGGAGATAGTATTTTCTTAGGAGGCGTATTAAACGTTAAATGGATACTTATTTTGAGCCACAGGGAGTAGCAGAATAATTACGATCACAACTATTAATATTTAATTTGATTGATAACTCGGAATACTAGATTTTTAGCATTAATTAATACAAACTAGTAAATTTGCCCGCGCGAAGCGCGGTCGTAGTAGGCCGCAGACGAACTATTCTAATGATATAAGGAGTATTAAAGGGTTGATTCTCAGATGGTTACTCAGCTAAGTAATACAATAGTTATTATTATCTTAAAAAGTCACCTTTCTTCTTGATGATTACACTCTCCTTCAACAAAGAAAGTGACTTTCTGAGTATGAGATAATACCTATTAGTTGAGTAATCATATGAAAAATCAACTCGAGTATTAAGAGATGAAAAGGTAAAATTAAAACTAAAATTTATAAGTATCATCTTGCAACACTAATTACCATGTAAATTAAAATAattagattattattattattattagttgtACACTTGAGAAGATACAATTTTATATAAATGAACTTAAAACTTTTTCATTAACAACAATAAGTTATCCACAGGCAACAAAATTGGAGTTGATATTTTGAGGAACACCAGCAAGAAACTTTTCTAGTTCCTCAACATTTTTCACAACCAAATCAAGAGAGCAACCTGGAAAAAGATGCACAAGTAAATCATTTAGATGTAATCATTCATAAATAAGGAAATTATCATTTACGACATAGCTAAATTGAGATACTCATTTACATAGGATTATACCTTACATTGGCATTTAAATTGaataaatttaaaaaacaaaacaaaaatgtgGATGTAACATGCCAGTGGTATCAAGGTTGGTCAAGTTTTGATAAACATTATTTACAAGAGAGGTATTTTATTATT from Lycium barbarum isolate Lr01 chromosome 10, ASM1917538v2, whole genome shotgun sequence includes:
- the LOC132615999 gene encoding DNA (cytosine-5)-methyltransferase DRM2-like isoform X1, which gives rise to MDKNLSGEDNDSIDWDTEDELEIQEIPDTTFSSCTNLRDAGEYTVRCHGEASSSSVPCQSKFIQQFIVMGFPEESIAKAIEQNGENEGLVLDALLTFKALEDSPEEQPSTSSQLDPCISSDDSSSQYDENFLDDAYEEVSWSSDSDNCIDSADQCYLQDGSSSLSEKEQTLLFLANMGYPAEEASIAMERCQKASLAELIDFMCAAQMAREEDVYLPEDVKPKLNSGGYKKRKMNNELCSRKKQRAILDEDTILLPNPMIGFGVPTQSVPGMVQRTLPEQAIGPPYFYYENVALAPKHVWGKISRFLYDIEPEFVDSKYFCASARKRGYVHNLPIEGRFPLLPLPPSTIHEAFPLTKKWWPSWDVRIKFNCLQTCIGSARLADRIRKALEAMDNFVGEPPVIVQKDILHECRKWNLLWVGRNKVAPLEPDEVEMLLGFPRNHTRGGGISRTDRYKSLGNSFQVDTVAYHLSVLKDLFPKGINVLSLFSGIGGAEVALYRLGIPLNNVVSVEKSEVNRNIVRSWWEQTNQRGNLIDFDDVQELNGDRLEQLIDKVGGFDLVIGGSPCNNLTGSNRVSRDGLEGKDSALFFDYVRILDLVKSIMSSRV
- the LOC132615999 gene encoding DNA (cytosine-5)-methyltransferase DRM2-like isoform X2; this encodes MGFPEESIAKAIEQNGENEGLVLDALLTFKALEDSPEEQPSTSSQLDPCISSDDSSSQYDENFLDDAYEEVSWSSDSDNCIDSADQCYLQDGSSSLSEKEQTLLFLANMGYPAEEASIAMERCQKASLAELIDFMCAAQMAREEDVYLPEDVKPKLNSGGYKKRKMNNELCSRKKQRAILDEDTILLPNPMIGFGVPTQSVPGMVQRTLPEQAIGPPYFYYENVALAPKHVWGKISRFLYDIEPEFVDSKYFCASARKRGYVHNLPIEGRFPLLPLPPSTIHEAFPLTKKWWPSWDVRIKFNCLQTCIGSARLADRIRKALEAMDNFVGEPPVIVQKDILHECRKWNLLWVGRNKVAPLEPDEVEMLLGFPRNHTRGGGISRTDRYKSLGNSFQVDTVAYHLSVLKDLFPKGINVLSLFSGIGGAEVALYRLGIPLNNVVSVEKSEVNRNIVRSWWEQTNQRGNLIDFDDVQELNGDRLEQLIDKVGGFDLVIGGSPCNNLTGSNRVSRDGLEGKDSALFFDYVRILDLVKSIMSSRV